From Synergistota bacterium, one genomic window encodes:
- a CDS encoding 3-keto-5-aminohexanoate cleavage protein: MTKRFILMLAPVRKGREFSPSQVVEEAVRCRVKGVSIVHLKATRDDQRVIYDIEPYSQMITWIRERSDLLVEFPTWGTLEHSVEDRISTLVLNPDFVEIIPGSLNVNGEVIYNPRDYISFLLQTVAETPAMVVFKVFSPSMIFYTRKLIEEEKLNPPYIFTLTFSDRLFPATPENLIFMVKQLPPNSVWFINGLGSVSKTLWAMALDLGGNIRIGLEDLEERNSEIGNEEILESVLSLSTSLGLEPATPKEVKDMLKEEIKRWA, from the coding sequence TTGACGAAGCGTTTTATATTAATGCTTGCCCCGGTCAGGAAAGGAAGGGAGTTTTCTCCATCTCAAGTGGTGGAGGAAGCGGTCAGATGCAGAGTTAAAGGCGTTTCTATCGTTCACCTCAAGGCTACAAGGGATGATCAAAGGGTGATTTATGATATAGAGCCCTATAGCCAAATGATAACGTGGATTAGGGAGAGAAGTGATCTCTTGGTAGAGTTCCCAACGTGGGGAACCCTGGAGCATAGTGTTGAGGATAGAATTTCCACCTTAGTTTTGAATCCAGACTTTGTTGAAATCATCCCAGGATCCCTTAATGTGAATGGGGAGGTTATTTATAATCCGCGTGATTATATATCATTTTTGCTTCAGACGGTGGCTGAAACGCCCGCCATGGTTGTATTCAAGGTTTTCTCCCCATCTATGATCTTTTATACAAGGAAGCTAATCGAGGAAGAGAAGCTGAATCCCCCTTACATATTTACCTTGACATTTAGTGATCGTCTCTTCCCGGCGACTCCCGAAAATCTTATCTTCATGGTAAAGCAGCTTCCTCCTAACAGCGTATGGTTTATAAATGGGCTTGGGAGTGTATCTAAAACGCTTTGGGCAATGGCTCTTGATCTTGGAGGAAATATTCGAATTGGTCTGGAAGATCTTGAGGAAAGGAATAGTGAGATAGGAAATGAAGAGATTTTGGAAAGCGTCTTAAGTTTGTCGACCTCCTTGGGGTTGGAGCCAGCAACACCCAAGGAAGTAAAGGATATGCTAAAGGAGGAGATCAAAAGATGGGCTTAA
- a CDS encoding class II fructose-1,6-bisphosphate aldolase has translation MGLTTGAIILKRAQEGGYAVGAFNFNNLEFLQAIIEVAEELNSPVMLQVSEGGMKYMGLSFLEGIVREVLPKVKVPVAMHLDHGSHFDAVVSAIRIGFTSVMIDASKKPFDENARITKEVVRIAHAVGVSVEAELGKIMGTEEHIKVAETEAVFTDPEEALKFVELTNVDSLAVAIGTAHGIYKGKPKLDFKRLSEIREKVSVPLVLHGASGVPLDDVKKAVSLGICKVNIDTDLRIAFRKKVEEIILSERDQIDPRKILGPAKEAVKEVVREKIKAFGSEGRM, from the coding sequence ATGGGCTTAACTACAGGAGCTATTATCTTGAAAAGAGCGCAAGAGGGCGGGTATGCGGTAGGAGCTTTTAATTTTAATAACCTTGAATTTCTTCAAGCTATAATAGAGGTAGCTGAGGAACTTAATTCGCCTGTTATGCTCCAGGTCAGCGAAGGTGGCATGAAATATATGGGGCTCTCTTTCTTGGAGGGCATAGTTAGGGAGGTTCTGCCCAAGGTTAAGGTGCCTGTTGCCATGCATCTCGATCATGGGTCTCACTTTGATGCTGTGGTTTCCGCTATAAGGATAGGTTTTACTTCGGTAATGATAGATGCCTCTAAGAAGCCTTTTGATGAAAATGCGAGAATAACGAAGGAAGTGGTTAGAATAGCACATGCTGTTGGCGTATCGGTAGAGGCTGAGCTTGGTAAGATAATGGGAACGGAGGAGCATATTAAGGTTGCCGAAACGGAAGCTGTATTTACGGATCCGGAAGAAGCCTTAAAATTTGTTGAATTAACCAATGTAGATTCCTTGGCTGTCGCTATAGGAACCGCTCACGGCATATATAAGGGTAAGCCTAAGCTTGACTTTAAGAGGCTTTCTGAGATAAGAGAAAAAGTGAGTGTCCCTCTCGTTCTTCATGGAGCTTCTGGGGTTCCCTTAGATGATGTTAAGAAAGCCGTTTCTCTTGGGATATGCAAGGTTAACATTGATACTGATTTAAGAATAGCTTTTAGAAAAAAGGTTGAGGAAATAATACTCTCGGAAAGGGATCAAATAGATCCCCGCAAGATATTGGGACCTGCTAAGGAAGCTGTAAAGGAAGTGGTGAGGGAGAAAATAAAAGCCTTTGGATCGGAGGGGAGGATGTAG